The following are from one region of the Scylla paramamosain isolate STU-SP2022 chromosome 45, ASM3559412v1, whole genome shotgun sequence genome:
- the LOC135094465 gene encoding sushi, von Willebrand factor type A, EGF and pentraxin domain-containing protein 1-like, with product MRVTGGLVMVVVVVMAVVVMVVTAADGDDEVNLISTRTNMSADRCASLPIPQGQVLPHKRSYLVGEMVTVRCARGYMSRWKVVCGPKGVWHTPDGFPMIPRCRYVQCGPPDDIPQGKVEVLKSPPLYMGPGRVSTRVGAAGKGGEVWYPENSVAQYSCEAGYRLLTSHTSYSSHLSHHLTCRHGEWQGELPQCVSQGCRAREPVMNGYYFEITGSWDGQEYPANARVQFVCHTGYVLSGPDQFTCEKGGVWVPRKEVPHCEPLQELIGAELCPVPPEVANTEQKLVRGLVTTKGAVEGTEVSYRCRPHYRNTLAPCVTHILTCKGGLWEGTSPKCEEFYSCMPPPNIRHGTLSDSVSSFPVQAQVYYQCESGYKLMGPSVVTCQEDTGCWTPRLLPVCRRLHQYRDEPLRGDTSILDIHTILVATTGSVIGILLIVLALILYQRAVSPKLVRLRNSGSSGVVDIPPPPHPPASQRPTAPPRP from the exons ATGAGGGTGACGGGAggcttggtgatggtggtggtggtggtgatggcagtggtggtgatggtggtgacggcagCCGATGGTGATGACGAGGTGAACTTGATCTCAACACGTACCAACATGTCTgcag ACAGGTGTGCCAGCCTGCCCATCCCGCAGGGGCAGGTGTTGCCTCACAAGCGTTCCTACCTGGTGGGGGAGATGGTGACAGTGAGGTGTGCCAGGGGATATATGTCACGGTGGAAGGTGGTGTGTGGCCCAAAGGGAGTGTGGCACACCCCTGATGGATTTCCCATGATACCTCGCTGTAGAT ACGTGCAGTGTGGGCCGCCTGACGACATCCCTCAGGGCAAGGTGGAGGTGCTGAAGTCCCCACCACTGTACATGGGGCCAGGGCGGGTCAGCACAAGGGTCGGGGCAGCGGGGAAGGGCGGGGAGGTGTGGTACCCAGAGAACAGTGTGGCGCAGTACTCCTGTGAGGCGGGGTACAGACTACTGACATCCCACACCTCATACTCCAGCCATCTGTCTCATCATCTCACTTGCCGCCATGGGGAGTGGCAAGGAGAGCTGCCCCAGTGTG TGAGCCAAGGATGCCGAGCCAGAGAGCCAGTGATGAATGGATATTACTTTGAGATCACAGGGTCTTGGGACGGCCAGGAGTACCCAGCCAACGCAAGGGTCCAGTTTGTCTGCCACACTGGGTACGTCTTGAGTGGGCCAGACCAGTTCACCTGTGAGAAGGGAGGTGTTTGGGTGCCCAGGAAGGAGGTGCCCCATTGTGAACCCCTGCAGGAATTGATAg GCGCTGAACTCTGTCCAGTGCCCCCAGAGGTCGCCAACACTGAGCAGAAGTTGGTGCGGGGCCTGGTGACGACGAAGGGGGCTGTAGAAGGGACTGAGGTCTCTTATAGGTGCCGGCCTCACTATCGAAACACTCTCGCTCCTTGCGTCACCCATATCCTCACTTGCAAGGGGGGATTGTGGGAAGGGACGTCTCCTAAGTgtg AGGAGTTCTACAGCTGCATGCCGCCACCCAATATACGCCATGGCACCCTCTCAGACAGTGTCTCCTCCTTCCCAGTACAGGCACAG GTATACTATCAATGCGAATCTGGGTACAAGCTGATGGGTCCTTCTGTGGTCACCTGCCAGGAGGACACAGGCTGCTGGACTCCTCGCCTTCTGCCTGTGTGTCGCCGTCTCCACCAGTACAGAGATG AGCCACTGAGGGGGGACACATCTATCCTGGACATCCACACCATCCTCGTCGCCACCACTGGGAGTGTCATTGGCATCCTGCTCATTGTGCTGGCCCTcatct